A part of Amycolatopsis lurida genomic DNA contains:
- a CDS encoding FAD-dependent oxidoreductase, translated as MSERTNCVVVGGGPAGMVAGLLLARAGVEVTVLEKHKDFLRDFRGDTVHPSTLTLLDELGLGEKFLSLPHSEISYAGFPAEDGTMMRLADLTRLKVAHPYIAMVPQWDFLDLLADAGAKESKFTLRQSTEMTGLIFEQGRVSGVRYRDADGKTGELRADLVIAADGRWSLARREAGLTTKEYAIPFDAWWFRISRRDGEREGMLTPKMRDRRFAVPLPRKGYFQIAYLSPKGQDLRENGIEAFRENVAAILPELTDRVDELKTTDDVKFLDVKMNLLRKWHIDGLLCIGDAAHAMSPVGGVGINLAVQDAVAAATLLAEPLRRGRPSVADLAKVRKRRLAPTMLVQGLQRMLHKNVMGPVMAGKRNGPPAPMVKLFSRFPVLSYVPARLLGLGLRPEHAPAFARRAMEPAES; from the coding sequence ATGAGCGAACGCACGAACTGCGTGGTCGTCGGCGGTGGCCCCGCGGGCATGGTCGCCGGATTGCTGCTGGCCAGGGCCGGGGTGGAGGTCACGGTGCTGGAGAAGCACAAGGACTTCCTGAGGGACTTCCGCGGCGACACCGTGCACCCGTCGACGTTGACGTTGCTCGACGAGCTGGGCCTCGGGGAGAAATTCCTCAGCCTGCCGCACAGCGAGATCTCCTACGCCGGGTTCCCGGCCGAGGACGGCACGATGATGCGCCTGGCCGACCTGACCCGGCTGAAGGTGGCGCATCCGTACATCGCGATGGTCCCGCAGTGGGATTTCCTGGACCTGCTCGCCGACGCCGGCGCGAAGGAGTCCAAGTTCACGCTGCGGCAGAGCACGGAGATGACCGGGCTGATCTTCGAACAGGGCCGGGTGAGCGGCGTCCGCTACCGCGACGCCGACGGGAAGACCGGCGAACTACGCGCCGACCTGGTGATCGCCGCCGACGGGCGCTGGTCGCTGGCCCGCCGCGAGGCCGGCCTGACGACGAAGGAGTACGCCATCCCGTTCGACGCGTGGTGGTTCCGGATCTCGCGGCGCGACGGCGAACGCGAGGGCATGCTGACCCCGAAGATGCGGGACCGCCGCTTCGCCGTGCCGCTGCCGCGCAAGGGCTACTTCCAGATCGCCTATCTCAGCCCCAAGGGCCAGGATCTGCGCGAAAACGGCATCGAGGCGTTCCGGGAGAACGTGGCCGCGATCCTTCCCGAACTGACCGACCGGGTCGACGAGCTGAAGACCACCGACGACGTCAAGTTCCTCGACGTCAAGATGAACCTGCTGCGGAAGTGGCATATCGACGGACTGCTGTGCATCGGTGACGCGGCGCACGCGATGTCGCCGGTCGGCGGGGTCGGCATCAACCTCGCGGTGCAGGACGCGGTCGCGGCCGCCACCCTGCTCGCCGAGCCGCTGCGGCGGGGCAGGCCGTCGGTGGCGGACCTGGCGAAGGTCCGCAAGCGCCGTCTCGCGCCCACGATGCTGGTGCAGGGGCTGCAACGGATGTTGCACAAGAACGTCATGGGGCCGGTGATGGCGGGCAAACGCAACGGCCCGCCCGCGCCGATGGTGAAACTGTTCAGCCGGTTCCCGGTGCTGTCCTACGTCCCAGCCCGGCTCTTGGGCCTGGGGCTGCGGCCCGAACACGCGCCGGCCTTCGCGCGGCGGGCGATGGAACCTGCGGAGAGCTGA
- a CDS encoding HAD family hydrolase: protein MCLDIDDTLIDCTAAIRLSLRALTGQNDLWPLWDLITEEHVALVVAGEIDYASMHHKRTECFLAEIGILADEDQVMGFERRRREILTRSWQLFEDVVPCLEWLRAAGVLVAAVTNASGAHQRKKIADLGLARFFDHVAIAGELGVAKPDPAMFHSVCLGLGCDPAQAVHVGDKLDTDAIGARDAGLGAVWLDRDGIAERAPAGVHTIAGLDELPELLVSEFAKLGVPAQRATETPAFTVRNGVL from the coding sequence GTGTGCCTCGACATCGATGACACGTTGATCGACTGCACGGCGGCGATCCGGCTCAGTCTGCGCGCGCTCACCGGCCAGAACGACCTTTGGCCACTGTGGGATCTCATCACCGAAGAGCATGTCGCGCTGGTGGTGGCAGGCGAAATCGATTACGCGTCCATGCATCACAAGCGTACTGAATGTTTCCTGGCCGAGATCGGCATTCTGGCCGACGAAGACCAGGTCATGGGCTTCGAAAGACGCCGTCGTGAAATTCTCACCCGTTCGTGGCAATTGTTCGAAGATGTCGTCCCCTGTCTGGAATGGCTGAGAGCCGCGGGCGTCCTCGTCGCGGCCGTCACGAACGCCTCGGGCGCGCATCAGCGCAAGAAGATCGCCGACCTCGGGCTCGCCCGGTTCTTTGATCACGTGGCCATCGCCGGTGAACTGGGAGTAGCCAAACCGGACCCGGCGATGTTCCACTCGGTCTGCCTCGGCCTCGGCTGCGACCCCGCCCAGGCGGTCCACGTCGGCGACAAGCTCGACACCGACGCCATCGGCGCGCGCGACGCCGGCCTCGGCGCCGTCTGGCTCGATCGGGACGGCATCGCCGAGCGCGCCCCGGCGGGTGTGCACACCATCGCCGGCCTCGACGAGCTGCCTGAGCTGCTCGTTTCCGAGTTCGCGAAGCTCGGCGTCCCGGCCCAGCGTGCTACGGAGACCCCCGCTTTCACGGTGCGGAACGGCGTGCTCTAG
- a CDS encoding DDE transposase family protein: MSATSSPLTVLQRQLADPKSRSRFDTALCSWAAQDPALADLGVHERLSEVLTSRDYARHDEVLYALLQRAALAGAEGVIAGEVVLNAMLPAVPGIVGRVIRASRAAIGSFGARRGITGGGVSANEANADVQAAAIGHLWEQIRCYPLRRRHHVAANLVFDTQRAALRALGVDITQAVAEVVNMDDVAVHQPPAEKDASEELLELLSWAVEQRWLDEQDATILSARYFGEQMGRDGVATDRQLGALFGVSQPTATRRRNRALGALAEAGREWQRAGRR; this comes from the coding sequence ATGTCCGCCACCTCCAGCCCGCTCACCGTGCTCCAACGCCAGCTCGCTGACCCGAAGTCGCGCTCGCGGTTCGACACCGCCCTCTGTTCCTGGGCAGCGCAGGATCCAGCGTTGGCAGACCTTGGTGTTCACGAGCGGCTTTCGGAAGTCCTCACCAGCCGTGACTATGCGCGTCACGACGAAGTTCTGTACGCGCTGTTGCAGCGGGCCGCGCTCGCCGGAGCTGAAGGCGTCATCGCTGGGGAAGTCGTGCTGAACGCCATGTTGCCCGCGGTGCCGGGCATCGTCGGACGCGTCATCCGGGCGAGCCGGGCTGCCATCGGCAGTTTCGGAGCCCGCCGCGGCATAACCGGAGGCGGAGTCTCGGCGAACGAAGCCAATGCCGACGTCCAGGCCGCGGCCATCGGTCACCTGTGGGAGCAGATTCGCTGTTACCCACTTCGACGACGGCACCACGTTGCGGCCAACCTGGTCTTCGACACCCAGAGGGCCGCGCTGCGCGCACTCGGTGTCGACATCACGCAAGCCGTCGCCGAGGTCGTGAACATGGACGATGTCGCGGTGCATCAGCCGCCGGCCGAGAAGGACGCGTCGGAGGAGCTGCTGGAGCTGCTGTCGTGGGCGGTCGAGCAGCGATGGCTCGACGAACAGGACGCGACGATCCTGAGTGCTCGGTACTTCGGGGAGCAGATGGGCCGGGACGGAGTTGCGACCGACCGGCAGCTCGGGGCGCTGTTCGGCGTGAGCCAGCCGACGGCGACGCGGAGGCGGAATCGAGCCCTCGGTGCGTTGGCTGAGGCTGGGCGTGAATGGCAGCGTGCCGGTCGGAGGTGA
- a CDS encoding conjugal transfer protein, with translation MKRRESRIVQALPDAQLESVVHTAARRVGRALGWCLIIASPLAVIVGLVVLRPTAPSDAPRPEQQATAGGPQGWAEMYVRSWLSANRDDSAGLEAFYPAGMKSTRAVGTQIPVDTSTLSVVSPRPGAWSVLVAANVLVQQSDGRHRARLACAVVSLVGSAGGYVAAALPAPVACPRTLPAVDLDYPESAELNGPIGQSVHGFLVAYLAGRGELSRYIAPGTNIGAIAPPLYAEVQLLELRTHEQFEPGQAARPLDGTEVHATARAWGYDALGQVTTIDYALTLVARAGRWEVSRIDPAPLLAGVPATPPAGE, from the coding sequence ATGAAGCGCCGCGAGAGCCGAATCGTGCAAGCGCTCCCCGATGCTCAGCTGGAGTCCGTTGTCCACACTGCGGCTCGGCGGGTCGGCAGGGCGCTGGGGTGGTGTCTAATCATCGCGAGCCCACTGGCCGTGATCGTGGGCTTGGTGGTGCTGCGCCCGACGGCGCCTTCTGATGCCCCGCGGCCGGAGCAGCAGGCCACGGCTGGCGGGCCGCAGGGCTGGGCGGAGATGTACGTACGGTCGTGGCTCTCGGCCAACCGTGACGATTCCGCTGGGCTGGAGGCTTTTTACCCGGCAGGGATGAAGTCGACTCGTGCGGTCGGCACGCAGATCCCAGTCGATACCAGCACGTTGTCGGTCGTATCGCCGCGACCGGGCGCGTGGTCGGTGCTCGTCGCGGCCAATGTCTTGGTCCAGCAGTCCGACGGAAGGCATCGAGCAAGACTGGCCTGCGCCGTGGTCAGCCTTGTCGGGAGTGCCGGCGGCTATGTCGCAGCGGCGCTTCCAGCGCCGGTGGCGTGCCCGCGCACGCTCCCCGCGGTCGACCTCGACTACCCGGAGTCCGCAGAGCTGAACGGGCCGATCGGTCAATCCGTGCACGGCTTTCTGGTCGCCTACCTGGCCGGTCGAGGAGAGCTGAGCCGCTACATCGCGCCGGGGACGAACATCGGTGCGATCGCACCGCCGTTGTACGCCGAGGTCCAGCTGCTGGAGCTGCGTACGCACGAGCAGTTCGAGCCCGGCCAGGCGGCCCGGCCGCTGGACGGAACCGAGGTTCACGCAACCGCTCGAGCCTGGGGATATGACGCCCTTGGGCAGGTCACCACGATCGACTACGCCCTCACCCTCGTCGCACGGGCAGGTCGCTGGGAAGTCAGCCGGATCGACCCGGCTCCGTTGCTCGCCGGAGTGCCCGCAACACCTCCGGCTGGAGAATAG
- a CDS encoding ATP-binding protein, with translation MENQIQDISGNLVFCADGSVWAVWRAHPRESARSTGKQLHELYNCTVTFMKSLRGEVMLASLCEQVQPHAIIRRCLGGIDLDENPHWAETVHNAWDQLDDLDVLGRSYWIAKPLAGTGWRDGGRALLRAAGAALNAGLGLPPRPASPQAVAEAQALARVIEHELGGAIPLRPATEAELLWWLCRAPVRGVREPQLERASTVHNTGATLSRGRSRARLVTLRGTVFDEGGRSDEGKRFGNPLRALNKRFLKCVTPDDDGLVVSYQANLVLAEMPRAFTCPGHEILSRLANIGFGVDYALRIAAKTNDEARAANRRRTRDLMSQDDEHGGDTAGVPADVHSAQEEIQHKNARLGASTTEIELEVGVVACVWGETADECDARAKTLRQMFLGGEYKWERPLGGQKQLYQALLPGYRTPLVVRECSQNLLASDCAMLLPMSSAEFGDPSGALFGMVLDGGAITPFLFDPTYGPTHDSSGGVAVIGELGSGKSVVLKNLAAVVRLMLDGRVIAIDRTRSREWAPVAKALPGNCQVVDIIDPTLDSERAADTELRHSCDPLRVFHGETKSSTGIAETFFASWLDLESNSAERDALGRALDQVSGSPTASSNALIDVLTDHGTTDPASRGLADRLRRLRRDPITRPIFDPELAPVDVLAADMVVFCTNEVPLPNTLEMSNERMAARIPPRKLFGRAFHLLIAAIAKEICFGTERWGQFICDEAYNVTGTPEGQQIALEFVRDGRKHGADAAFGSHSESDLGDEVLRGLIAVRMLGRHRDSGLARHGLAWLGVDPGDTRYQEIVTKDLSPLNPAGGDEERRARAGEFLVRDHAGRVGKVKILTQPYRTLPQAVLTTPTVRRP, from the coding sequence ATGGAGAACCAGATCCAGGACATCAGCGGCAACCTGGTGTTCTGCGCGGATGGGTCGGTCTGGGCGGTGTGGCGGGCACACCCCCGCGAAAGCGCGCGCTCTACGGGAAAACAGCTGCACGAGCTGTACAACTGCACAGTCACGTTCATGAAGTCCCTACGCGGCGAGGTGATGCTCGCGTCTCTGTGTGAACAGGTCCAGCCGCACGCGATCATCCGGCGCTGCCTCGGCGGTATCGACCTCGACGAGAACCCGCACTGGGCGGAAACGGTGCACAACGCCTGGGACCAGCTCGACGACCTCGACGTGCTCGGCCGCAGCTACTGGATCGCCAAACCCCTCGCCGGCACCGGCTGGCGCGACGGAGGCCGCGCCCTGCTGCGAGCCGCTGGGGCGGCACTCAACGCGGGCCTCGGTCTCCCGCCGCGCCCCGCATCACCTCAAGCTGTCGCTGAAGCACAGGCACTTGCGCGCGTCATCGAGCACGAACTCGGCGGCGCGATCCCGCTTCGCCCCGCGACCGAAGCCGAACTTCTGTGGTGGTTGTGCCGCGCTCCGGTCAGAGGCGTTCGTGAGCCCCAGCTCGAACGCGCATCGACCGTGCACAACACCGGCGCCACCCTGTCACGAGGCCGAAGCCGTGCTCGGCTGGTCACATTGCGCGGGACCGTCTTCGACGAAGGCGGTCGCAGCGACGAAGGCAAGCGCTTCGGGAACCCGCTGCGGGCCTTGAACAAGCGGTTCCTCAAGTGCGTCACGCCGGATGACGACGGGCTCGTCGTGAGCTACCAGGCCAATCTCGTGCTCGCGGAGATGCCCCGCGCCTTCACCTGCCCAGGGCACGAGATCTTGTCGCGACTGGCGAATATCGGCTTTGGAGTCGACTACGCGCTGCGCATTGCGGCGAAGACGAACGACGAGGCTCGCGCGGCGAACCGGCGCCGTACCCGCGACCTGATGAGCCAGGACGACGAACACGGCGGAGACACCGCGGGTGTGCCGGCCGACGTTCACTCTGCCCAGGAGGAGATCCAGCACAAGAACGCCCGCCTCGGCGCCAGTACCACCGAAATCGAACTCGAGGTCGGCGTCGTCGCCTGCGTGTGGGGTGAGACCGCCGACGAGTGCGACGCACGGGCCAAGACGTTGCGGCAGATGTTCTTGGGCGGCGAGTACAAGTGGGAGAGGCCGCTCGGTGGACAGAAGCAGCTCTATCAGGCGCTGCTTCCCGGCTACCGGACGCCGCTCGTCGTGCGGGAATGCAGCCAGAACCTCCTCGCCAGCGACTGCGCGATGCTGCTCCCGATGTCGTCCGCCGAGTTCGGCGACCCGAGCGGCGCCTTGTTCGGCATGGTCCTAGATGGCGGCGCGATCACGCCGTTCCTGTTCGACCCGACCTACGGACCCACCCACGACTCGTCCGGAGGCGTCGCGGTGATCGGCGAACTCGGCTCCGGGAAATCGGTTGTATTGAAGAACCTAGCCGCCGTCGTCCGGCTCATGCTCGACGGCCGCGTGATCGCCATCGACCGCACCCGGAGCCGCGAATGGGCACCGGTCGCGAAAGCGCTCCCGGGCAACTGCCAAGTGGTCGACATCATCGATCCCACGCTCGACAGCGAACGCGCCGCGGACACCGAACTCCGGCATTCCTGCGATCCACTGCGGGTCTTCCACGGCGAGACGAAGTCCAGCACCGGCATCGCCGAAACCTTTTTCGCCTCCTGGCTGGACCTGGAATCCAACTCGGCCGAACGCGACGCGCTCGGCCGCGCCCTCGACCAGGTCAGCGGCTCGCCGACCGCGTCCAGCAACGCCCTCATCGACGTCCTCACCGACCACGGCACCACGGACCCAGCGTCTCGAGGCCTCGCCGACCGACTGCGGCGCCTTCGCCGCGATCCGATCACCCGCCCGATCTTCGATCCCGAACTCGCCCCCGTCGACGTGCTCGCCGCGGACATGGTTGTCTTCTGCACCAACGAAGTCCCGCTCCCGAACACCCTCGAGATGAGCAACGAGCGCATGGCCGCCCGCATCCCGCCAAGGAAGCTCTTCGGCCGTGCCTTCCACCTGCTGATCGCGGCGATCGCCAAGGAGATCTGCTTCGGAACCGAGCGGTGGGGCCAATTCATCTGCGATGAGGCCTACAACGTCACCGGCACCCCCGAGGGCCAGCAGATCGCCTTGGAATTCGTCCGCGATGGACGCAAGCACGGCGCCGACGCCGCCTTCGGCTCGCACTCCGAAAGCGACCTCGGTGACGAAGTCCTCCGCGGCCTGATTGCCGTCCGGATGCTCGGCCGCCACCGCGACAGCGGTCTCGCCCGACACGGGCTGGCGTGGCTCGGCGTCGA